Proteins encoded by one window of Apus apus isolate bApuApu2 chromosome 15, bApuApu2.pri.cur, whole genome shotgun sequence:
- the ADNP gene encoding activity-dependent neuroprotector homeobox protein isoform X3 — protein MMPRKAFLSQKEKQARARERDMLKKRRRRQDYLKRSVEPQKNAETIKWHRDDEKRRENEQVKDKDIKKRWRQDERERRKNVDAMNWHREDEKRENERETMFQLPVNNLGSLRKARKTVKKILSDIGLEYCKEHIEDFKQFEPNDFYLKNTTWEDVGLWDPSLTKNQDYRTKPFCCSACPFSSKFFSAYKSHFRNVHSEDFENRILLNCPYCTFNADKKTLETHIKIFHAPNASTPSGGISTFKDKNKHDSLKPKQADSVEQAVYYCKKCTYRDPLYEIVRKHIYREHFQHVAAPYVAKGGEKSLNGAVPLSSSTREEGSIHCKRCLFMPKSYEALVQHVIEDHERIGYQVTAMIGHTNVVVPRSKPLMLIAPKPQDKKPMGLPQRMGPLSPGSVRSLSSQQMMNRLTIPKPTLNSAGANMMSNVHLQQNNYGVKSVPPSYVGQPGGRLNLSGNSPVSIPQQSQTMKQFSASGNGRPYTLGGEQRSQASARYSLQSANSSSLSSAQLKQTSLSQSQAASRAVGQSGSKSPVAATGPSSVNTSSTQKWKICTICNELFPENVYSVHFEKEHKAEKVPAVANYIMKIHNFTSKCLYCNRYLPTDTLLNHMLIHGLSCPYCRSTFNDVEKMAAHMRMVHVDEEMGPKTDSTLTFDLTLQQGSHTNIHLLVTTYNLRDAPAESVAYHAQNTPPVPPKPQPKIQEKSDVPVKSSPQAAVPYKKDVGKTLCPLCFSILKGPISDALAHHLRERHQVIQTVHPVEKKLTYKCIHCLGVYTSNMTASTITLHLVHCRGVGKTQNGQDKGTSSSRLGQSPAVAPVKRTYEHMEFSLMKKRKMDDDDSPSAFEEKPEEPVVLALDPKGHEDDSYEARKTFLTKYFNKQPYPTRREIEKLAASLWLWKSDIASHFSNKRKKCVRDCEKYKPGVLLGFNMKELNKVKHEMDFDAEWLFENHDEKNSRVNISKTVDKKINLEKDNESSSDSYENIEEEYNESSSPFGQRISDVAGKTSSDSVVENPENSISKEIIEENTSQSPEKSEQKQEESSKYEEIISAEEPTKLVGDVSDSEGDQDDQDDAVEWKDGASQSESGPGSQQVSDFEDNTSEVKPEAWTDESSQSEDAGSSKPTVETKGGGSESDEEQSKWKNRSYGKVDEFWSKDQSQWKNASEIEESLSNQQMEWQNSTIDSEDGDHFDSVTDGVAEPMHSSLTGVELSSQQA, from the exons atgaTGCCCCgtaaagcttttctttcccagaaagaaaagcaggctCGTGCCAGGGAAAGGGATATGttaaaaaagaggaggaggcGACAAGACTATCTCAAAAGAAGCGTGGAGCCGCAGAAAAATGCAGAGACAATAAAATGGCACAGGGATGatgagaagaggagagaaaatgagCAAGTTAAGGACAAAGATATCAAGAAGCGGTggagacaggatgagagagaaCGGCGAAAGAATGTGGACGCTATGAATTGGCACAGGGAAGATGAGAAGAGGGAGAATGAGCGAG AAACTATGTTCCAACTTCCTGTCAACAACCTTGGCAGTTTAAGAAAAGCCCggaaaactgtgaaaaaaatacttagtgACATTGGTTTGGAATACTGTAAAGAACATATAGAA GATTTTAAGCAGTTTGAACCTAATgacttttatttgaaaaacactACATGGGAAGATGTAGGATTGTGGGACCCATCACTTACAAAAAACCAG GACTATCGGACAAAGCCCTTTTGCTGCAGTGCGTGTCCATTTTCCTCGAAGTTCTTTTCAGCCTACAAAAGCCACTTCCGGAATGTTCATAGTGAAGACTTTGAAAATAGGATTCTCCTTAATTGTCCTTACTGTACTTTCAATGCGGACAAAAAGACTTTGGAAACgcacattaaaatatttcatgctCCAAATGCCAGTACACCAAGTGGAGGCATCAGcacttttaaagataaaaacaagCATGATAGCCTTAAACCTAAGCAGGCTGACAGTGTAGAACAAGCTGTTTATTACTGTAAGAAGTGCACTTACCGAGATCCTCTGTATGAAATAGTTAGAAAGCACATTTACAGGGAACATTTTCAGCATGTTGCTGCTCCTTACGTAGCAAAGGGAGGTGAAAAGTCACTCAATGGTGCAGTTCCATTAAGTTCCAGTACCCGGGAGGAGGGTAGTATTCACTGCAAACGATGCCTTTTCATGCCGAAATCGTACGAAGCTTTAGTCCAGCACGTTATCGAAGACCACGAACGTATAGGATACCAGGTTACAGCTATGATAGGTCACACTAATGTAGTGGTCCCAAGATCTAAACCTTTGATGTTAATAGCTCCAAAACCACAGGATAAAAAGCCTATGGGACTCCCTCAGAGGATGGGTCCCCTTTCCCCTGGGAGTGTTCGATCTCTCTCGTCACAGCAGATGATGAACAGACTCACCATACCAAAGCCTACGTTAAATTCTGCAGGAGCGAATATGATGTCAAATGTTCACCTGCAACAAAACAATTACGGAGTCAAATCAGTACCACCAAGTTACGTTGGTCAGCCAGGGGGAAGGCTAAACTTAAGTGGTAATTCACCAGTTTCTATTCCACAGCAATCACAAACAATGAAACAGTTTTCAGCAAGTGGAAATGGAAGGCCTTACACTCTTGGAGGGGAACAGAGATCACAGGCCTCAGCAAGATACTCTCTTCAGTCTGCCAATTCATCTTCTCTTTCATCAGCTCAGTTGAAACAGACATCACTATCTCAGTCTCAGGCAGCTTCAAGAGCAGTAGGTCAGTCTGGCTCGAAATCTCCTGTAGCTGCTACAGGTCCTTCCTCTGTCAATACATCATCCACACAGAAGTGGAAAATTTGTACAATCTGTAATGAGCTGTTTCCTGAGAACGTGTATAGTGTCCACTTTGAAAAGGAGCACAAGGCTGAAAAGGTGCCTGCAGTAGCTAACTATATAATGAAAATTCACAATTTCACTAGCAAATGTCTATACTGTAATCGCTATTTACCCACTGATACTTTGCTTAATCATATGTTGATACATGGTCTGTCTTGTCCATATTGCCGGTCCACCTTCAATGATGTTGAAAAGATGGCTGCTCACATGCGAATGGTTCATGTTGATGAAGAGATGGGACCTAAAACCGATTCCACTCTGACTTTTGATTTGACATTGCAGCAGGGTAGTCATACAAATATACATCTTCTTGTAACCACCTACAACCTGAGAGATGCCCCTGCTGAATCCGTAGCTTACCATGCTCAGAATACTCCCCCAGTTCCACCAAAACCACAGCCAAAAATCCAGGAGAAGTCTGATGTACCTGTAAAAAGTTCTCCACAAGCAGCAGTTCCCTACAAAAAAGATGTGGGAAAAACTCTCTGTCCTCTGTGCTTTTCAATCCTAAAAGGACCCATCTCTGATGCACTTGCACATCACCTACGGGAGAGGCATCAAGTAATTCAGACAGTTCATCCAGTTGAGAAAAAGTTAACCTACAAATGCATCCATTGCCTCGGTGTGTACACGAGTAACATGACTGCCTCAACCATAACACTGCACCTTGTTCATTGCAGAGGAGTTGGGAAGACTCAGAATGGCCAGGACAAAGGCACTTCTTCATCTCGGCTAGGTCAGTCTCCAGCTGTAGCACCTGTAAAACGTACCTATGAACACATGGAATTTTCActaatgaagaaaaggaaaatggatgATGATGACTCCCCCTCTGCCTTTGAGGAGAAGCCTGAAGAACCTGTAGTTCTAGCACTGGACCCCaagggtcatgaagatgattCCTATGAAGCCAGGAAAACGTTTcttacaaagtattttaataagCAACCATATCCCACTAGGAGAGAGATTGAAAAGCTGGCTGCCAGTCTGTGGCTATGGAAATCTGATATTGCATCTCATTTTagtaacaaaaggaagaaatgtgttAGAGATTGTGAAAAATACAAACCTGGTGTGCTACTTGGCTTCAATATGAAAGAATTAAACAAGGTTAAACATGAAATGGATTTTGATGCTGAATGGCTGTTTGAAAACCATGATGAAAAGAATTCCAGAGTCAATATTAGTAAAACtgttgataaaaaaataaacttggaaAAAGACAATGAAAGTTCCTCAGACAGCTATGAAAATATAGAAGAGGAATACAATGAAAGCAGTAGTCCATTTGGTCAGCGTATTTCTGATGTTGCTGGGAAAACCTCTTCTGATAGCGTAGTGGAGAACCCAGAAAACAGCATATCTAAGGAAATAATTGAGGAAAACACATCGCAGTCTCCAGAGAAATCTGAACAAAAACAAGAGGAAAGCTCTAAGTATGAAGAGATCATTTCTGCTGAAGAACCAACAAAGCTGGTAGGTGATGTTTCAGATAGTGAAGGTGATCAGGATGATCAGGATGATGCTGTTGAATGGAAAGATGGAGCTTCACAGTCTGAAAGTGGCCCTGGTTCTCAGCAGGTTTCTGATTTTGAAGATAATACATCAGAAGTAAAACCAGAAGCGTGGACAGATGAATCCTCCCAGAGTGAAGATGCTGGTAGCAGTAAACCAACTGTTGAGACAAAAGGAGGTGGATCTGAAAGTGATGAAGAACAGTCCAAGTGGAAGAATCGTTCCTATGGAAAAGTAGATGAGTTTTGGTCTAAGGACCAGTCACAATGGAAAAATGCATCGGAGATTGAGGAGAGCTTGTCAAATCAGCAGATGGAATGGCAGAATAGCACAATTGACAGTGAGGATGGAGATCACTTTGACAGTGTGACTGATGGGGTAGCAGAACCAATGCACAGCAGCTTAACTGGTGTGGAGCTGAGTAGCCAGCAAGCGTAA
- the ADNP gene encoding activity-dependent neuroprotector homeobox protein isoform X4, whose protein sequence is MLKKRRRRQDYLKRSVEPQKNAETIKWHRDDEKRRENEQVKDKDIKKRWRQDERERRKNVDAMNWHREDEKRENERETMFQLPVNNLGSLRKARKTVKKILSDIGLEYCKEHIEDFKQFEPNDFYLKNTTWEDVGLWDPSLTKNQDYRTKPFCCSACPFSSKFFSAYKSHFRNVHSEDFENRILLNCPYCTFNADKKTLETHIKIFHAPNASTPSGGISTFKDKNKHDSLKPKQADSVEQAVYYCKKCTYRDPLYEIVRKHIYREHFQHVAAPYVAKGGEKSLNGAVPLSSSTREEGSIHCKRCLFMPKSYEALVQHVIEDHERIGYQVTAMIGHTNVVVPRSKPLMLIAPKPQDKKPMGLPQRMGPLSPGSVRSLSSQQMMNRLTIPKPTLNSAGANMMSNVHLQQNNYGVKSVPPSYVGQPGGRLNLSGNSPVSIPQQSQTMKQFSASGNGRPYTLGGEQRSQASARYSLQSANSSSLSSAQLKQTSLSQSQAASRAVGQSGSKSPVAATGPSSVNTSSTQKWKICTICNELFPENVYSVHFEKEHKAEKVPAVANYIMKIHNFTSKCLYCNRYLPTDTLLNHMLIHGLSCPYCRSTFNDVEKMAAHMRMVHVDEEMGPKTDSTLTFDLTLQQGSHTNIHLLVTTYNLRDAPAESVAYHAQNTPPVPPKPQPKIQEKSDVPVKSSPQAAVPYKKDVGKTLCPLCFSILKGPISDALAHHLRERHQVIQTVHPVEKKLTYKCIHCLGVYTSNMTASTITLHLVHCRGVGKTQNGQDKGTSSSRLGQSPAVAPVKRTYEHMEFSLMKKRKMDDDDSPSAFEEKPEEPVVLALDPKGHEDDSYEARKTFLTKYFNKQPYPTRREIEKLAASLWLWKSDIASHFSNKRKKCVRDCEKYKPGVLLGFNMKELNKVKHEMDFDAEWLFENHDEKNSRVNISKTVDKKINLEKDNESSSDSYENIEEEYNESSSPFGQRISDVAGKTSSDSVVENPENSISKEIIEENTSQSPEKSEQKQEESSKYEEIISAEEPTKLVGDVSDSEGDQDDQDDAVEWKDGASQSESGPGSQQVSDFEDNTSEVKPEAWTDESSQSEDAGSSKPTVETKGGGSESDEEQSKWKNRSYGKVDEFWSKDQSQWKNASEIEESLSNQQMEWQNSTIDSEDGDHFDSVTDGVAEPMHSSLTGVELSSQQA, encoded by the exons ATGttaaaaaagaggaggaggcGACAAGACTATCTCAAAAGAAGCGTGGAGCCGCAGAAAAATGCAGAGACAATAAAATGGCACAGGGATGatgagaagaggagagaaaatgagCAAGTTAAGGACAAAGATATCAAGAAGCGGTggagacaggatgagagagaaCGGCGAAAGAATGTGGACGCTATGAATTGGCACAGGGAAGATGAGAAGAGGGAGAATGAGCGAG AAACTATGTTCCAACTTCCTGTCAACAACCTTGGCAGTTTAAGAAAAGCCCggaaaactgtgaaaaaaatacttagtgACATTGGTTTGGAATACTGTAAAGAACATATAGAA GATTTTAAGCAGTTTGAACCTAATgacttttatttgaaaaacactACATGGGAAGATGTAGGATTGTGGGACCCATCACTTACAAAAAACCAG GACTATCGGACAAAGCCCTTTTGCTGCAGTGCGTGTCCATTTTCCTCGAAGTTCTTTTCAGCCTACAAAAGCCACTTCCGGAATGTTCATAGTGAAGACTTTGAAAATAGGATTCTCCTTAATTGTCCTTACTGTACTTTCAATGCGGACAAAAAGACTTTGGAAACgcacattaaaatatttcatgctCCAAATGCCAGTACACCAAGTGGAGGCATCAGcacttttaaagataaaaacaagCATGATAGCCTTAAACCTAAGCAGGCTGACAGTGTAGAACAAGCTGTTTATTACTGTAAGAAGTGCACTTACCGAGATCCTCTGTATGAAATAGTTAGAAAGCACATTTACAGGGAACATTTTCAGCATGTTGCTGCTCCTTACGTAGCAAAGGGAGGTGAAAAGTCACTCAATGGTGCAGTTCCATTAAGTTCCAGTACCCGGGAGGAGGGTAGTATTCACTGCAAACGATGCCTTTTCATGCCGAAATCGTACGAAGCTTTAGTCCAGCACGTTATCGAAGACCACGAACGTATAGGATACCAGGTTACAGCTATGATAGGTCACACTAATGTAGTGGTCCCAAGATCTAAACCTTTGATGTTAATAGCTCCAAAACCACAGGATAAAAAGCCTATGGGACTCCCTCAGAGGATGGGTCCCCTTTCCCCTGGGAGTGTTCGATCTCTCTCGTCACAGCAGATGATGAACAGACTCACCATACCAAAGCCTACGTTAAATTCTGCAGGAGCGAATATGATGTCAAATGTTCACCTGCAACAAAACAATTACGGAGTCAAATCAGTACCACCAAGTTACGTTGGTCAGCCAGGGGGAAGGCTAAACTTAAGTGGTAATTCACCAGTTTCTATTCCACAGCAATCACAAACAATGAAACAGTTTTCAGCAAGTGGAAATGGAAGGCCTTACACTCTTGGAGGGGAACAGAGATCACAGGCCTCAGCAAGATACTCTCTTCAGTCTGCCAATTCATCTTCTCTTTCATCAGCTCAGTTGAAACAGACATCACTATCTCAGTCTCAGGCAGCTTCAAGAGCAGTAGGTCAGTCTGGCTCGAAATCTCCTGTAGCTGCTACAGGTCCTTCCTCTGTCAATACATCATCCACACAGAAGTGGAAAATTTGTACAATCTGTAATGAGCTGTTTCCTGAGAACGTGTATAGTGTCCACTTTGAAAAGGAGCACAAGGCTGAAAAGGTGCCTGCAGTAGCTAACTATATAATGAAAATTCACAATTTCACTAGCAAATGTCTATACTGTAATCGCTATTTACCCACTGATACTTTGCTTAATCATATGTTGATACATGGTCTGTCTTGTCCATATTGCCGGTCCACCTTCAATGATGTTGAAAAGATGGCTGCTCACATGCGAATGGTTCATGTTGATGAAGAGATGGGACCTAAAACCGATTCCACTCTGACTTTTGATTTGACATTGCAGCAGGGTAGTCATACAAATATACATCTTCTTGTAACCACCTACAACCTGAGAGATGCCCCTGCTGAATCCGTAGCTTACCATGCTCAGAATACTCCCCCAGTTCCACCAAAACCACAGCCAAAAATCCAGGAGAAGTCTGATGTACCTGTAAAAAGTTCTCCACAAGCAGCAGTTCCCTACAAAAAAGATGTGGGAAAAACTCTCTGTCCTCTGTGCTTTTCAATCCTAAAAGGACCCATCTCTGATGCACTTGCACATCACCTACGGGAGAGGCATCAAGTAATTCAGACAGTTCATCCAGTTGAGAAAAAGTTAACCTACAAATGCATCCATTGCCTCGGTGTGTACACGAGTAACATGACTGCCTCAACCATAACACTGCACCTTGTTCATTGCAGAGGAGTTGGGAAGACTCAGAATGGCCAGGACAAAGGCACTTCTTCATCTCGGCTAGGTCAGTCTCCAGCTGTAGCACCTGTAAAACGTACCTATGAACACATGGAATTTTCActaatgaagaaaaggaaaatggatgATGATGACTCCCCCTCTGCCTTTGAGGAGAAGCCTGAAGAACCTGTAGTTCTAGCACTGGACCCCaagggtcatgaagatgattCCTATGAAGCCAGGAAAACGTTTcttacaaagtattttaataagCAACCATATCCCACTAGGAGAGAGATTGAAAAGCTGGCTGCCAGTCTGTGGCTATGGAAATCTGATATTGCATCTCATTTTagtaacaaaaggaagaaatgtgttAGAGATTGTGAAAAATACAAACCTGGTGTGCTACTTGGCTTCAATATGAAAGAATTAAACAAGGTTAAACATGAAATGGATTTTGATGCTGAATGGCTGTTTGAAAACCATGATGAAAAGAATTCCAGAGTCAATATTAGTAAAACtgttgataaaaaaataaacttggaaAAAGACAATGAAAGTTCCTCAGACAGCTATGAAAATATAGAAGAGGAATACAATGAAAGCAGTAGTCCATTTGGTCAGCGTATTTCTGATGTTGCTGGGAAAACCTCTTCTGATAGCGTAGTGGAGAACCCAGAAAACAGCATATCTAAGGAAATAATTGAGGAAAACACATCGCAGTCTCCAGAGAAATCTGAACAAAAACAAGAGGAAAGCTCTAAGTATGAAGAGATCATTTCTGCTGAAGAACCAACAAAGCTGGTAGGTGATGTTTCAGATAGTGAAGGTGATCAGGATGATCAGGATGATGCTGTTGAATGGAAAGATGGAGCTTCACAGTCTGAAAGTGGCCCTGGTTCTCAGCAGGTTTCTGATTTTGAAGATAATACATCAGAAGTAAAACCAGAAGCGTGGACAGATGAATCCTCCCAGAGTGAAGATGCTGGTAGCAGTAAACCAACTGTTGAGACAAAAGGAGGTGGATCTGAAAGTGATGAAGAACAGTCCAAGTGGAAGAATCGTTCCTATGGAAAAGTAGATGAGTTTTGGTCTAAGGACCAGTCACAATGGAAAAATGCATCGGAGATTGAGGAGAGCTTGTCAAATCAGCAGATGGAATGGCAGAATAGCACAATTGACAGTGAGGATGGAGATCACTTTGACAGTGTGACTGATGGGGTAGCAGAACCAATGCACAGCAGCTTAACTGGTGTGGAGCTGAGTAGCCAGCAAGCGTAA